The following proteins come from a genomic window of Halomarina ordinaria:
- a CDS encoding MATE family efflux transporter translates to MAEQTFRTLMRTTDVVVTAAISPVAVAAIGLADLYARFPLWIGLGMGGGAIALSSQDTGATAAPVDDGTGSGRGRETAAAAANRDQAISTAVVIGALLGLPFVAVGLLFGEAAIALLGAPPAVVRLGGAYLAVVFATAPARHVSLVAARALQGTGDTRTPMYVNVVANGLNITGSVVLGLGLLGAPALGVVGVGLATAAGNVFTAVALLVALATDWADADLVVPSDPVVARQLVAVSAPSVAEGLASTLAEFPLNSILLGFGTEVNAAFQIGRRMYQQVTGPLSRGYNVAASVVVGQALGDGDPGRARFEGWATAALGLCTVGGVGLLLVAGADAFVAAFTDDPETTRYAVDFARVYGLTGGFLATFTVLQGALRGASETRVPFVARTSGLFGFMVGVTYFVGVHLDYGVVGAYAGIALAYVWMALVVTVSFGRSDWAGRATRLMTERGSLAED, encoded by the coding sequence ATGGCCGAACAGACCTTCCGGACGCTCATGCGGACGACGGACGTCGTCGTCACCGCCGCCATCTCCCCCGTCGCCGTCGCCGCCATCGGCCTGGCCGACCTCTACGCCCGCTTCCCCCTCTGGATCGGGCTGGGCATGGGCGGCGGCGCCATCGCCCTCTCCAGTCAGGACACCGGAGCGACGGCCGCCCCCGTCGACGACGGGACCGGGAGTGGTCGTGGGCGCGAGACCGCGGCCGCCGCCGCCAACCGCGACCAGGCCATCAGCACCGCCGTCGTCATCGGCGCGCTCCTCGGCCTCCCGTTCGTCGCGGTCGGCCTCCTGTTCGGCGAGGCGGCCATCGCGCTGCTCGGTGCGCCACCGGCGGTGGTGCGCCTCGGCGGGGCCTACCTCGCGGTCGTCTTCGCCACCGCGCCCGCGCGCCACGTCTCGCTCGTCGCCGCCCGCGCGCTCCAGGGCACCGGCGACACCCGCACCCCGATGTACGTCAACGTCGTCGCCAACGGTCTCAACATCACCGGCAGCGTCGTCCTCGGTCTCGGCCTGCTCGGTGCACCGGCGCTCGGCGTCGTCGGCGTCGGCCTCGCCACCGCCGCCGGGAACGTCTTCACCGCCGTCGCCCTCCTCGTGGCGCTCGCGACCGACTGGGCCGACGCCGACCTCGTCGTCCCCTCCGACCCGGTCGTCGCGCGCCAGCTCGTCGCCGTCAGCGCCCCCTCCGTCGCCGAGGGCCTCGCCTCGACGCTCGCGGAGTTCCCGCTCAACAGCATCCTCCTCGGCTTCGGGACGGAGGTCAACGCCGCCTTCCAGATCGGCCGGCGGATGTACCAGCAGGTGACGGGGCCGCTCTCGCGGGGGTACAACGTCGCCGCGAGCGTCGTGGTCGGGCAGGCGCTGGGCGACGGCGACCCGGGACGGGCGCGCTTCGAGGGGTGGGCGACGGCCGCGCTCGGTCTCTGCACCGTCGGGGGCGTCGGCCTCCTGCTGGTGGCCGGCGCGGACGCGTTCGTCGCGGCCTTCACCGACGACCCCGAGACGACGCGCTACGCCGTCGACTTCGCGCGCGTCTACGGCCTCACCGGCGGGTTCCTCGCCACGTTCACCGTCCTGCAGGGGGCGCTCCGGGGGGCGAGCGAGACGCGCGTCCCCTTCGTCGCGCGCACCTCCGGGCTGTTCGGCTTCATGGTCGGGGTCACCTACTTCGTCGGCGTCCACCTCGACTACGGCGTCGTCGGGGCGTACGCCGGCATCGCCCTCGCCTACGTCTGGATGGCGCTCGTCGTGACCGTGAGCTTCGGGCGCTCGGACTGGGCGGGCCGGGCCACGCGGCTGATGACCGAACGCGGGAGCCTCGCGGAAGACTGA
- a CDS encoding gamma-glutamylcyclotransferase family protein: MDVFVYGTLADPERVAEVVDDGTFVGEATLSGLHRVDGTYPTLAPGGEVHGRLLRTAHLERLDAYEGVDRGIYTRVRVPSDTREGSVWTYVGDPESLFVPVDWPGEDPFPERVRHYLRRQPVVVRTDG, translated from the coding sequence ATGGACGTGTTCGTCTACGGGACGCTGGCCGACCCCGAACGCGTGGCCGAGGTCGTCGACGACGGGACGTTCGTCGGCGAGGCGACGCTCTCGGGGCTCCACCGCGTCGACGGGACGTACCCGACGCTCGCCCCCGGCGGGGAGGTCCACGGGCGGTTGCTCCGGACCGCCCACCTCGAACGCCTCGACGCCTACGAGGGCGTCGACCGGGGCATCTACACCCGCGTCCGCGTCCCGAGCGACACCCGCGAGGGGTCGGTCTGGACCTACGTCGGCGACCCGGAGTCGCTGTTCGTCCCCGTCGACTGGCCCGGCGAGGACCCCTTTCCCGAGCGCGTCCGGCACTACCTCCGCCGGCAACCTGTCGTCGTCAGAACAGACGGCTGA
- the ilvA gene encoding threonine ammonia-lyase, translated as MLTLDDVRAARERIGDAAVHTPIDYSHTFSRFTGAEVYPKYEQFQRTGAFKIRGATNRIATLPESAREAGVVTASAGNHAQGVALAATRAGVDATIVMPENAPISKVKATEGYGGTVVLHGADYDAAQAHAHDIEREEDRFYVHAFDDEDVMAGQGTIGLEILEDCPEVDTVVVPIGGGGLISGIATAVKGLDDDVRVVGVQAEGASSVADSLVKGEVVSLDAVDTIADGIAVGRAGDRTFPVIRERVDEVVTVSDPEIAMAITYLLERSKVLAEGAGAAALAAVIEGTFDYDEGEVIVPLVCGGNIDSNTLTTVLMRGLIERGRYLRLKTVLTDEPGALRRLATVIAEERANIYAIQHDRTARDVGMSSAEVELDLETRGHDHVEHLIDVLESKGYPVEVLL; from the coding sequence ATGCTGACGCTCGACGACGTTCGTGCGGCGCGCGAGCGCATCGGCGACGCCGCCGTCCACACCCCCATCGACTACTCCCACACCTTCTCCCGGTTCACCGGTGCCGAGGTCTACCCGAAGTACGAACAGTTCCAGCGCACCGGCGCGTTCAAGATTCGCGGCGCGACCAACCGCATCGCCACGCTCCCGGAGTCGGCGCGCGAGGCGGGCGTCGTCACCGCGAGCGCCGGCAACCACGCCCAGGGCGTCGCGCTCGCGGCCACGCGGGCCGGCGTCGACGCGACCATCGTCATGCCCGAGAACGCCCCCATCTCGAAGGTGAAGGCGACGGAGGGCTACGGCGGCACCGTCGTCCTCCACGGCGCGGACTACGACGCGGCGCAGGCCCACGCCCACGACATCGAGCGCGAGGAGGACCGGTTCTACGTCCACGCCTTCGACGACGAGGACGTGATGGCCGGCCAGGGGACAATCGGCCTCGAGATACTCGAGGACTGCCCCGAGGTCGACACCGTCGTCGTCCCCATCGGCGGCGGCGGCCTCATCTCGGGCATCGCCACGGCGGTGAAGGGCCTCGACGACGACGTGCGCGTCGTCGGCGTGCAGGCGGAGGGGGCCTCCAGCGTGGCCGACTCGCTCGTGAAGGGCGAGGTGGTCTCGCTCGACGCCGTCGACACCATCGCCGACGGCATCGCGGTGGGCCGCGCCGGCGACCGGACGTTCCCCGTCATCCGCGAGCGCGTCGACGAGGTGGTCACCGTCTCGGACCCCGAGATAGCGATGGCCATCACCTACCTGCTGGAGCGCTCGAAGGTGCTCGCCGAAGGTGCCGGCGCGGCCGCCCTCGCCGCCGTCATCGAGGGGACGTTCGACTACGACGAGGGCGAGGTCATCGTCCCGCTCGTCTGCGGGGGGAACATCGACTCCAACACGCTCACCACCGTCCTCATGCGCGGGCTCATCGAGCGCGGGCGCTACCTCCGCCTCAAGACGGTCCTCACCGACGAACCGGGGGCGCTCCGTCGACTCGCGACCGTCATCGCCGAGGAGCGCGCGAACATCTACGCCATCCAGCACGACCGGACCGCCCGCGACGTGGGGATGTCCTCCGCCGAGGTGGAACTCGACCTGGAGACGCGCGGACACGACCACGTCGAACACCTCATCGACGTCCTCGAGTCGAAGGGCTACCCGGTCGAAGTGCTGCTGTAG
- a CDS encoding patatin-like phospholipase family protein yields MDATNVAVACQGGGSHTAFTAGALRELLPALDASDDHRLVGLSGTSGGALSALAAWYGLQTGGPERARDLLARAWADLAADDPLDRWANAWTVAGSRLVNGGAAVAEISPYHNPAARWGERRLRDLLDSLVDFDALPRLAAREGSPALQVGTVDINGGCFETFDATRLTLDATLASMALPELFRAVAMNGHYHWDGLFSQNPPIRDLMEVPPDRKPEELWVVQINPQEREGRPTSLLEIADRRNELSGNLSLNQELRFVERVNEWVEAGYLPEERFVHTDVHRVALDGEFGLSSKLDRSPRFVERLLAAGEEEARAFLDGHEGV; encoded by the coding sequence ATGGACGCGACGAACGTCGCCGTCGCCTGCCAGGGCGGCGGGAGTCACACGGCCTTCACCGCGGGCGCGCTGCGCGAACTGCTGCCGGCGCTCGACGCGAGCGACGACCACCGCCTCGTCGGCCTGTCGGGTACCTCCGGGGGCGCGCTCTCGGCGCTCGCGGCGTGGTACGGCCTCCAGACGGGCGGGCCGGAGCGGGCACGCGACCTCCTCGCCCGGGCGTGGGCGGACCTCGCGGCCGACGACCCGCTCGACCGCTGGGCGAACGCCTGGACCGTCGCCGGGTCGCGGCTGGTCAACGGCGGGGCCGCCGTCGCCGAAATCAGTCCCTACCACAACCCCGCCGCACGGTGGGGTGAACGCAGGCTGCGCGACCTGCTCGACTCGCTCGTCGACTTCGACGCCCTCCCGCGACTCGCCGCCCGCGAGGGGAGCCCCGCGCTGCAGGTCGGGACCGTCGACATCAACGGGGGCTGTTTCGAGACGTTCGACGCGACGCGGCTCACGCTCGACGCCACGCTCGCCTCGATGGCGCTCCCCGAACTGTTCCGCGCCGTGGCGATGAACGGCCACTACCACTGGGACGGCCTGTTCTCGCAGAACCCGCCGATTCGCGACCTGATGGAGGTGCCACCGGACCGCAAGCCCGAGGAGCTGTGGGTCGTCCAGATAAACCCCCAGGAGCGCGAGGGACGCCCCACGTCGCTGCTGGAGATAGCCGACCGACGCAACGAGCTGTCGGGTAACCTCTCGCTCAACCAGGAACTCCGGTTCGTCGAGCGCGTCAACGAGTGGGTCGAGGCGGGCTACCTGCCGGAGGAGCGGTTCGTCCACACCGACGTCCACCGCGTCGCGCTCGACGGCGAGTTCGGCCTGAGTTCGAAACTCGACCGCTCGCCCCGGTTCGTCGAGCGGTTGCTGGCCGCCGGCGAGGAGGAGGCGAGGGCGTTCCTCGACGGGCACGAGGGAGTGTGA
- a CDS encoding Rid family detoxifying hydrolase — protein sequence MKRTVSTDDAPAAVGAYSQATTTGDLVFTAGQIALTVDGESLVDASIAEQTEQALANLEAVLEAAGADRSSVLKTTVFLADIDDFEEMNEAYAGFFESDPPARSAVQAGALPKGAGVEIEAVAVRSDEA from the coding sequence ATGAAGCGAACCGTCAGCACGGACGACGCGCCCGCCGCCGTGGGGGCGTACAGTCAGGCGACGACGACCGGCGACCTCGTCTTCACGGCGGGGCAGATCGCCCTCACGGTCGACGGCGAGTCGCTCGTCGACGCCTCCATCGCCGAGCAGACCGAACAGGCGCTCGCGAACCTCGAGGCGGTCCTCGAAGCGGCCGGCGCGGACCGCTCCTCGGTGCTCAAGACGACGGTCTTCCTCGCCGACATCGACGACTTCGAGGAGATGAACGAGGCGTACGCGGGCTTCTTCGAGTCGGACCCGCCGGCGCGGAGCGCGGTGCAGGCCGGCGCGCTGCCGAAGGGCGCTGGCGTCGAGATAGAGGCGGTCGCGGTCCGCTCCGACGAGGCGTGA
- a CDS encoding DUF7383 domain-containing protein — translation MDEQRYRSNYALVEFSEYLGEDEADLDVSWAAFAGNASAERAFTVPTDSAVDGYLTVQAFDVGTYGHEILVNGESLSGFDLPPSSGWQCWMDVLTGATLRAGENTVQFRRDPDSDDAFAVGTVRVTWREPVE, via the coding sequence ATGGACGAACAGCGGTACCGGAGCAACTACGCGCTGGTCGAGTTCAGCGAGTACCTCGGCGAGGACGAGGCCGACCTCGACGTGTCGTGGGCGGCGTTCGCCGGGAACGCCTCGGCCGAGCGGGCGTTCACCGTCCCGACCGACTCGGCCGTCGACGGCTATCTCACCGTCCAGGCGTTCGACGTGGGCACGTACGGTCACGAGATACTGGTCAACGGGGAGTCGCTCTCGGGGTTCGACCTCCCGCCCTCGTCGGGCTGGCAGTGCTGGATGGACGTACTGACCGGCGCGACGCTCCGGGCCGGCGAGAACACGGTCCAGTTCCGCCGCGACCCCGACTCGGACGACGCCTTCGCCGTGGGGACGGTCCGCGTCACCTGGCGCGAGCCGGTCGAGTGA
- the thsB gene encoding thermosome subunit beta, with the protein MSQRQRMGQPMIILGDDAQRMKDRDAQSHNIQAARAVAEAVRSTLGPKGMDKMLVSSMGDVTVTNDGVTILQEMDIDNPTAEMIVEVAETQEDEAGDGTTTAVAIAGELLKNAQDLLEQDIHPTAIIKGFHLASQRAREEVDDIAEQVDTDDEELLRKVAETSMTGKGAELNKELLGRLIVEAVQQVTVEGPDGENVVDLEYVNLETQTGRAAGESELLQGAAIDKDPVHPDMPDSVEEGRVMLINEPIEIEEADVDTQLSVDSPDQLQRFLDNEEKQLKEKVEQIKATGANVVFCQKGIDDLAQHYLAKEGILAVRRVKKSDVKFLKEVLGARVVSDLDSASEEDLGQGRVSRDEADELFYVEGDDSHGVTLLLRGSTDHVVDELERGITDALDVVAQTVSDGRVLAGGGAIEVELARRLRDYADSVEGREQLAVEAFADALELVPRVLAENAGLDAIDTLVDLRAAHEDGQVRAGLNVFSGDVEDTFEAGVVEPAHAKEQALSSATEAANLVLKIDDIIAAGDLSTGGNDDEEAGGAPGGMGGMGGMGGMGGAM; encoded by the coding sequence ATGAGCCAGCGACAGCGAATGGGTCAGCCGATGATCATCCTCGGCGACGACGCCCAGCGGATGAAAGACCGCGACGCGCAGTCTCACAACATCCAGGCGGCGCGGGCGGTCGCGGAGGCGGTACGCTCCACCCTCGGTCCGAAGGGGATGGACAAGATGCTCGTCTCCTCGATGGGCGACGTCACCGTCACGAACGACGGCGTCACCATCCTGCAGGAGATGGACATCGACAACCCGACGGCCGAGATGATCGTCGAGGTCGCGGAGACCCAGGAGGACGAGGCCGGCGACGGCACGACCACCGCGGTCGCCATCGCGGGCGAGCTCCTGAAGAACGCCCAGGACCTCCTCGAACAGGACATCCACCCGACGGCCATCATCAAGGGCTTCCACCTCGCCTCCCAGCGGGCCCGCGAGGAGGTCGACGACATCGCCGAGCAGGTCGACACCGACGACGAGGAACTCCTCCGGAAGGTCGCGGAGACCTCCATGACCGGCAAGGGCGCCGAACTCAACAAGGAGCTCCTCGGACGGCTCATCGTCGAGGCCGTCCAGCAGGTCACCGTCGAGGGGCCCGACGGCGAGAACGTCGTCGATCTCGAGTACGTCAACCTCGAGACCCAGACCGGGCGCGCCGCGGGCGAGTCCGAACTCCTCCAGGGCGCGGCCATCGACAAGGACCCCGTCCACCCCGACATGCCCGACTCCGTCGAGGAGGGCCGGGTCATGCTCATCAACGAGCCCATCGAGATCGAGGAGGCCGACGTCGACACGCAGCTCTCCGTCGACAGCCCCGACCAGCTCCAGCGCTTCCTCGACAACGAGGAGAAACAGCTGAAGGAGAAGGTCGAGCAGATCAAGGCCACGGGCGCGAACGTCGTCTTCTGCCAGAAGGGCATCGACGACCTCGCCCAGCACTACCTCGCGAAGGAGGGCATCCTCGCGGTCCGTCGCGTGAAGAAGTCCGACGTGAAGTTCCTGAAGGAGGTCCTCGGCGCGCGCGTCGTCAGCGACCTCGACAGCGCCTCCGAGGAGGACCTCGGCCAGGGCCGCGTCAGCCGCGACGAGGCCGACGAGCTGTTCTACGTCGAGGGTGACGACAGCCACGGCGTGACGCTCCTGCTGCGCGGCTCGACCGACCACGTCGTCGACGAACTGGAGCGCGGCATCACCGACGCGCTCGACGTCGTCGCCCAGACCGTCTCCGACGGCCGCGTGCTGGCCGGCGGCGGTGCCATCGAGGTCGAACTCGCCCGGCGTCTGCGCGACTACGCCGACTCCGTCGAGGGCCGCGAACAGCTCGCCGTCGAGGCGTTCGCCGACGCGCTCGAACTCGTCCCGCGCGTCCTCGCCGAGAACGCCGGCCTCGACGCCATCGACACGCTCGTCGACCTCCGCGCCGCCCACGAGGACGGGCAGGTCCGCGCGGGCCTGAACGTCTTCAGCGGCGACGTCGAGGACACCTTCGAGGCGGGCGTCGTCGAACCCGCCCACGCGAAGGAACAGGCGCTCTCCTCGGCCACCGAGGCGGCGAACCTGGTCCTCAAAATCGACGACATCATCGCGGCGGGCGACCTCTCGACCGGCGGCAACGACGACGAGGAAGCGGGCGGCGCCCCCGGCGGCATGGGTGGCATGGGCGGTATGGGCGGCATGGGCGGCGCGATGTGA
- a CDS encoding ornithine cyclodeaminase family protein → METLLLNPEDVVANARLSEVIGAVEDAFAAYERGDAQMPAKSYIDLPQYNGDFRSMPAYLDAGDWDAAGIKWVNVHPDNAASYDLPTVLGTIIYSDPTNAFPLAVMDGTSVTRLRTGAAAAVATDHLAVEGARSLGIVGAGVQSYTQLEAISEVRPIERVVVSDLDESKVAAFRDRFGDDFDVRAGSIEEAAACDVLSTVTPVESPIVKREWVGERTHVNAMGADAAGKHELEDAVLLDATLVIDDHSQTTHSGEINVPYSQGVLTDDDIDAEVGEIVAGKREGRTPETGISVFDSTGLAIQDVATAHVVYEHAEEAGAGYPFDLVDTRLR, encoded by the coding sequence ATGGAGACGCTGCTGTTGAACCCCGAGGACGTCGTGGCGAACGCGCGGCTGTCCGAGGTCATCGGTGCGGTCGAGGACGCCTTCGCCGCCTACGAGCGCGGCGACGCACAGATGCCGGCGAAGTCGTACATCGACCTGCCCCAGTACAACGGGGACTTCCGGTCGATGCCCGCCTACCTCGACGCGGGCGACTGGGACGCCGCCGGCATCAAGTGGGTCAACGTCCACCCCGACAACGCGGCGTCGTACGACCTGCCCACCGTCCTCGGCACCATCATCTACTCCGACCCGACGAACGCCTTCCCGCTGGCCGTGATGGACGGGACGAGCGTCACGCGCCTGCGCACGGGGGCGGCGGCCGCCGTCGCCACCGACCACCTCGCCGTCGAGGGGGCGCGTTCGCTCGGCATCGTCGGCGCGGGCGTCCAGTCGTACACCCAACTGGAGGCCATCAGCGAGGTCCGGCCCATCGAGCGCGTCGTCGTCAGCGACCTCGACGAGTCGAAGGTCGCCGCCTTCCGCGACCGCTTCGGCGACGACTTCGACGTCCGGGCGGGGAGCATCGAGGAGGCCGCCGCCTGCGACGTCCTCTCCACCGTGACGCCCGTCGAGAGCCCCATCGTGAAACGCGAGTGGGTCGGCGAGCGCACCCACGTCAACGCGATGGGGGCCGACGCCGCCGGGAAGCACGAACTCGAAGACGCGGTCCTGCTGGACGCGACGCTCGTCATCGACGACCACTCCCAGACGACGCACTCCGGGGAGATCAACGTCCCCTACTCGCAGGGCGTCCTGACGGACGACGACATCGACGCCGAGGTCGGCGAAATCGTCGCCGGGAAACGCGAGGGGCGCACGCCCGAGACGGGTATCTCCGTCTTCGACTCGACGGGCCTCGCCATCCAGGACGTCGCCACCGCACACGTCGTCTACGAGCACGCCGAGGAGGCGGGCGCCGGCTATCCCTTCGACCTCGTCGACACCCGGCTCAGGTAG
- a CDS encoding DUF7535 family protein has product MSQEPESDGLATRAIDTVTPGYFGRRDVEMDAIGWALFLGLVILLVPLLPFLVIVWAISKLFEQGASRRTG; this is encoded by the coding sequence ATGAGCCAGGAACCCGAGAGCGACGGGCTGGCGACGCGCGCCATCGACACGGTCACGCCCGGGTACTTCGGACGGCGAGACGTCGAGATGGACGCCATCGGCTGGGCACTCTTCCTCGGGCTGGTGATACTGCTCGTGCCGCTGTTGCCGTTCCTCGTCATCGTCTGGGCCATCTCGAAACTGTTCGAACAGGGGGCGTCGCGGCGGACGGGGTGA
- the leuS gene encoding leucine--tRNA ligase produces the protein MQEQRGFDHTELEQKWQDRWTDAGVYHVPDDAEDPTYVLGMYPYPSGQLHMGHVRNYTITDAYARYRRMCGDSVLHPMGWDAFGLPAENAAKERDTDPATWTFDCIETMKGQMESMGFGYDWEREVTTCTPEYYRWNQWLFARFHEEGLVERRDAEVNWCPSCETVLADEQVEGEAELCWRCDTPVETRELSQWFLKITEYADELVDDIDRLEGWPDSVRGMQRNWIGRQYGTRLPFQIGSHGTVEAFTTRADTAFGATFFALAPDHPITQELVETDEAVREFVEHEADPEGDEPNGVETALAATNPVTGEEIPVYVADFVLSGVGTGALMGVPAHDTRDHAFATKMGIDIVPVVAPASEGEGDAPEAPDVSEAAYTDDGVLVNSGAYDGLDSETARERITEGTEGAEEATQYRLRDWGISRQRYWGTPIPVVHCDDCGPVVVPEDDLPVELPAFINTTGNPLDAAEEWKATTCPECGSEATRETDTMDTFVDSSWYFLRYVSPDLDTAPFDRERANDWMPVDRYVGGIEHAVMHLLYSRFFTKVLADHEGLDHREPFTNLLAQGMVQLEGEAMSKSKGNVVSPQAIVSEYGADTARLFTMEAAQPERDFDWTDQGVQSAYAFLQRLHETVESFDAAAADGARDAVAEYVDSEIDATVAVAREDYETLTFNTALRETRELVGLLRNYREYADAVHGETFERGLRVAVRLLAPVTPHLCEELWAALGEDGFVAEAPFPEPADDTADHERERRLVENTRGDVRQIIDVAGIEDPERIEVVVAPAWKHRALDIAVESDAPNVISELMQEASIREQGDAAAAYGQDLQDERQSLSPALTPDRERETLERAAWLLEREFGADVRVTRGEDASDDLAGKARPGRPAIQID, from the coding sequence ATGCAGGAACAACGAGGCTTCGACCACACCGAGCTAGAACAGAAGTGGCAGGACCGCTGGACGGACGCCGGGGTGTACCACGTCCCCGACGACGCCGAGGACCCCACCTACGTCCTCGGGATGTACCCCTACCCCTCGGGACAGCTCCACATGGGGCACGTCCGGAACTACACCATCACGGACGCCTACGCCCGTTACCGCCGGATGTGCGGGGACAGCGTCCTCCACCCGATGGGCTGGGACGCGTTCGGCCTCCCCGCCGAGAACGCCGCCAAGGAGCGCGACACCGACCCGGCGACGTGGACCTTCGACTGCATCGAGACGATGAAGGGGCAGATGGAGTCGATGGGCTTCGGCTACGACTGGGAGCGCGAGGTGACGACCTGCACGCCCGAGTACTACCGCTGGAACCAGTGGCTGTTCGCCCGCTTCCACGAGGAGGGCCTCGTCGAACGCCGCGACGCCGAGGTCAACTGGTGTCCCTCCTGCGAGACGGTCCTCGCGGACGAACAGGTCGAGGGCGAGGCCGAACTCTGCTGGCGCTGCGACACGCCCGTCGAGACGCGGGAACTCTCGCAGTGGTTCCTGAAGATAACGGAGTACGCCGACGAACTGGTCGACGACATCGACCGACTGGAGGGGTGGCCCGACTCCGTGCGGGGGATGCAGCGCAACTGGATCGGCCGCCAGTACGGCACCCGCCTGCCCTTCCAAATCGGCAGCCACGGCACCGTCGAGGCCTTCACCACGCGCGCGGACACCGCCTTCGGCGCGACGTTCTTCGCGCTGGCGCCCGACCACCCCATCACGCAGGAACTGGTCGAGACGGACGAGGCAGTCCGCGAGTTCGTCGAACACGAGGCCGACCCGGAGGGCGACGAACCCAACGGCGTCGAGACGGCCCTCGCCGCGACCAACCCCGTCACGGGCGAGGAGATACCCGTCTACGTCGCCGACTTCGTCCTCTCGGGCGTGGGGACGGGCGCGCTGATGGGCGTGCCCGCCCACGACACCCGCGACCACGCCTTCGCCACGAAGATGGGCATCGACATCGTGCCGGTCGTCGCCCCCGCCAGCGAGGGTGAGGGCGACGCACCCGAGGCCCCCGACGTGAGCGAGGCGGCCTACACCGACGACGGCGTCCTCGTCAACTCCGGGGCGTACGACGGCCTCGACAGCGAGACGGCCCGCGAACGCATCACCGAGGGGACGGAGGGGGCCGAGGAGGCGACCCAGTACCGCCTGCGCGACTGGGGTATCTCCCGCCAGCGCTACTGGGGGACGCCCATCCCGGTCGTCCACTGCGACGACTGCGGCCCGGTCGTCGTCCCCGAGGACGACCTGCCGGTCGAACTCCCCGCGTTCATCAACACGACGGGCAACCCGCTCGACGCCGCCGAGGAGTGGAAGGCGACGACCTGTCCCGAGTGCGGGAGCGAGGCCACCCGCGAGACGGACACGATGGACACGTTCGTCGACTCCTCGTGGTACTTCCTGCGGTACGTCTCACCGGACCTCGACACCGCACCGTTCGACCGCGAGCGGGCCAACGACTGGATGCCCGTCGACCGCTACGTCGGCGGCATCGAACACGCCGTGATGCACCTGCTGTACTCGCGGTTCTTCACGAAGGTGCTGGCCGACCACGAGGGCCTCGACCACCGCGAACCGTTCACCAACCTGCTCGCACAGGGGATGGTCCAGTTGGAGGGCGAGGCGATGTCGAAGTCGAAGGGCAACGTCGTCTCCCCGCAGGCCATCGTCTCGGAGTACGGCGCCGACACCGCCCGGCTGTTCACGATGGAGGCCGCCCAGCCAGAGCGCGACTTCGACTGGACCGACCAGGGCGTCCAGTCGGCGTACGCCTTCCTCCAGCGCCTGCACGAGACGGTCGAGTCGTTCGACGCCGCGGCCGCCGACGGTGCGCGGGACGCCGTCGCCGAGTACGTCGACAGCGAGATAGACGCCACCGTCGCCGTCGCCCGCGAGGACTACGAGACGCTGACGTTCAACACCGCGCTGCGCGAGACGCGCGAACTGGTCGGCCTGCTGCGCAACTACCGCGAGTACGCCGACGCCGTCCACGGCGAGACGTTCGAGCGCGGCCTGCGCGTCGCGGTGCGCCTGCTGGCTCCCGTCACGCCCCACCTCTGTGAGGAACTGTGGGCGGCACTGGGGGAGGACGGCTTCGTCGCCGAGGCGCCGTTCCCCGAACCGGCGGACGACACGGCCGACCACGAGCGTGAGCGCCGACTGGTCGAGAACACCCGGGGCGACGTCCGCCAGATAATCGACGTGGCCGGTATCGAGGACCCCGAACGCATCGAGGTGGTCGTCGCGCCCGCGTGGAAGCACCGCGCGCTCGACATCGCCGTCGAGAGCGACGCGCCGAACGTCATCTCCGAACTGATGCAGGAGGCGTCGATTCGCGAGCAGGGCGACGCCGCCGCCGCCTACGGGCAGGACCTGCAGGACGAGCGCCAGTCGCTCTCCCCCGCGCTCACGCCCGACCGCGAGCGCGAGACGCTCGAACGCGCCGCGTGGCTGCTCGAACGCGAGTTCGGCGCCGACGTGCGGGTCACCCGGGGCGAGGACGCGAGCGACGACCTCGCCGGGAAGGCCCGACCGGGTCGGCCGGCGATTCAGATAGACTGA
- a CDS encoding Hsp20/alpha crystallin family protein yields MTRRNPFEDIERMFEEMNEGLRAFDTGLTRGVPVDVVETDEGYVVTADLPGYEKEDIDVRLSGTTLTISAERASEEEEQDGEYVRQERSRESVTRSVRLGSRLDGGSTDATYNNGILTVTLAKEDANGGESIPIN; encoded by the coding sequence ATGACGCGACGAAACCCGTTCGAGGACATCGAGCGCATGTTCGAGGAGATGAACGAGGGGCTTCGCGCCTTCGACACCGGCCTCACGCGGGGCGTCCCCGTCGACGTCGTGGAGACCGACGAGGGGTACGTCGTCACCGCCGACCTCCCCGGCTACGAGAAGGAGGACATCGACGTCCGCCTCTCGGGGACGACGCTCACCATCTCCGCCGAGCGCGCCAGCGAGGAGGAAGAACAGGACGGCGAGTACGTCCGCCAGGAGCGCAGTCGCGAGTCGGTCACGCGCTCGGTCCGCCTCGGCAGCCGCCTGGACGGCGGGTCGACGGACGCCACCTACAACAACGGCATCCTCACCGTCACGCTGGCGAAGGAGGACGCGAACGGCGGGGAGTCCATCCCCATCAACTGA